CAGAAAGAGAAACACAGACGACTGAAAATCGTGAGTATggtgtaataatttatttttctttgtaaattatgtgCATAAACTAGTGGTTGGATCGGTAATTAGTTGATATCAACAGAATGACAAAGTATGGCTTTTAAGGAGAAGTGATCCAATCAAATAAtgtaaagtgtttgtttttttggtttttttaacGTAGTAATGCGTAGtattttttgcatatatatatactgatacATCCATGTTACAGATAAAGATGACAGCCAGTACAGGAGTGCAGGAGTCTATGTAACAGTCCACAGAGATAACTTCATTGATCAGAACACAGTCCAGCACTGCCATCAAGAGGTAAGATACTGCATTTCTTAATCAGAGAGCTAATGATGTGCCTGGAGTCATGGCAACATTGTACTTTTTATCAGTCTGTAGAGGATGATGAGCCAGATGTTCTCATTATTAAAGAGGAGAGACCTGACAACATGAGGTGTGAACAGTCTGAAAGAGAAACAGAGACTGCTGAAAATTGTGAGTACTGTATTTACTGATTGCTATTTTTCACTTATTTAGTTACAAattaatccacaagtaattagTAATCTTGtaatattactaattatttgatTTCTAATTACTTATGATAATATAAGGAGGAATACATTTGTGAATTGTCAAATATACAACAAAATTATACTGTTATTAATAGTGATATTTGTTTATCTGAtctatttattgtattttatatttattttccagagaaaataattaaaacatgacaacctttttttttttgagagaaaaaatgtaaattcattctTGTTTACCCTGTGTTATTTCTGTTCTTTGCTTTCTTGGTAAGACGATACACAGTATGGGAGTGCAGGAGGAGTTTTTGCAACAGTCCACAGGGATAACTTCATAGACCAGGACACGGTCCAGCACTGCCATCAAGAGGTTAGTTTGAGAgaaacatttaaaggagaagtccacttccagaacaacaatttataaataatttactcacccccatgtcatccaagatgttcatgtctttctgtcttcagtcataaaggaattatggtttttgaggagagcatttcaagatttttcttcatataatggacttgattggtgccctgattttgaacttccaaaatgtagtttaaatgcttcaaaggactctaaacgatcccagccgaggaagaagggtcttatcgtgtagcacaggttctgggatgcgcgttcatgatgctacgaattagtgatgggttgttcttgaacaattcgttcattttgaacgaatctttaatatGACTCGAACAAGTcttctcggggagtgatttgttcagtcacacatgcgcaacatcctgttaggttctgtactggaattagttcacctgttttgagtcttcgggtttttcgagtcgttcgttcatcttatggggctgtcacgtgatgaacccgaaaacttgtcagataagaggtgaggtgagctaatcatagactaaagacccaggtaaataatgaattaatcttttatgtttcttatagcattatagtttggtcttgtttgtagtgtgatcaatgtttatgtaagcagtagatgtgttagggaagtaacacgtaacattttaattatattttgctaaaatgaatgaaatgactcgaaaaaagatttgttcattttgctgaacaagactcaaaggtccgagttggtaaaatgatctgaacttcccatcactactatgaatcacttctaagttcatcgtctgtgtgcTCTGGCTAAAAAAGTAGAGTATGTAGAGTATGAgattattttctcctacaacttcagaatcgcccgacatcgttgtaccttttcgTTTGATTTAcgacgtgacctttcgacatgattcaatagtacgtgaatgcgcatcccagaacctgtgctacacaagcttttgtgcttaaaaagaatttaagtttttgttttccgaaaaaaatgtttcgctagataagacccttcttcctcggctgggatcatttagagccctttgaagctgcatttaaactacattttggaggttcaaaatcggggcaccagtcaaatccattatatgaagaaaaatcctgaaatgctttcctcaaaaaacataatttctctacgactgaagacatggacatcttggatgacaagagggtaagtaaattatttgtgaattgttgttctggaagtggacttcttttttaaacatatctgtatttgtttacaaatgAGGCTCATGACAGACTCACAGTTTTTCTCCAGCAGTGACAGTTTACATACTGCTtcctttatttgtttacatagGATTGATATTACTACCTCTTTCTAGTAAGCTTCTTTGTTGTCGTCTAGTATATTCAGACTTAACATGAACTGACAATGaaaatacttctaaagcatttGTTTACtaagacattattaaaaatcaaaagtaaaaaaagctttttcaaagttgcaaataaaaattattggagtattttgttgcaaaaaaatctattttagttGCTGCTTCAAAATGTCACGTTTAGTtcaatgttttacattttgtgtttaCATCTAGTAATGTTTCTAATTATTTGTGTGGTTTACTAGAAATTTCTGAGTGAGAATTGTTTTTAAGCTTTTGTCAGCGTATACTGTTTTTGAATCTAATGAATATAAGCTAACATAaccaattgtatttttttgttagctAACAtcttagttaatgcattaactaatggtaCCTTAATGTGAAGTATTCACAAAAaatcatatacatttttttttttttatatttcatagtaCAAAGATAGTATATCTACAAAACAGACAGTTGTTTTCTGCTTAAATTGCTTTTATCATTCAAAACCATGATTTGTTCCTCTGGCAGAGCAATGGAATGCAACCTGATCTCCTTGAGGATGAAAACCTAGAAGTGAATGATATAggtgaattttaattattaaatacagtGTTTTACTAGTTACTAGTTTCCATTTAAGCATGTTGTATTTGAAAATAGGTGAAACCAGAATGGAGAGACGCTGCGATGGCGACGCAGGGACTAACGTGCAGTCTGTCCCTTCATATCCCTCATGGGTTTCCAGGAGATTTGACCCTACCACAAATCATCCCTCCTATACTGAATCTAAATGCAACGGAGGACCTGTGAATCAGTACTTGATGTACAGAGGGAGCGCAGATCCCATGTGTTCCTATGCAGCTCCAATGGACTCTAGTGACTTGTCAGTGCCTGATTTGGAAGGTCATTTAACACACGGTGATGAAGGTAACAACATTTCTCAATCCGAACAGTCCCCTTTCACACCGTGCTTTTCTTTCAAACAGTCAGACTCTCCTCAGATGCAAAGGAAAGACAAGTTTATGTGTAAACATTGTGGAAAAGCGTTCTCTCAACCCAGCACTCTCCTCTTGCATCAAAAACTTCATAACAGGGAGAGACTACACCACTGTACACTCTGCGGTAAGCGATTTAGTCAGGCGTCCAGTCTGAAAAGACACCACAGCATCCACAGAGGAGAAAAACCGTTCAGATGCGTGCATTGTGGCAAGCAGTTTGCAGATCAAAGTAACCTTAAAAAACATGTGACTGTTCACACCGGGGAAAAGCCTTATGGCTGTAATCTTTGTGGGAAGATGTTCAACCAGTCTTCAAACCTCAAAACACATATGAGGATCCACACACGTGAGAAGCCTTTTGGTTGCGATCGATGTGGACGGATGTTTGCACACAAGTATATTTTGGTGAAACACCAACAGAGAATGTGTGTgtccagtgttgggggtaacgcattacaagtaacccgagttacataatattattactttttccaagtaactaataaagtaacgcattactttttaattgacaagaaaatatctgagttactgaGTATTActaatatctgagttacttttcccccatttattAAACTCTCCtatccccatgttgagagaaattgacATTAAGATGTtagttttaaaagaaatgtgaacatgcattaattcatctcactcacaaaaaacagattcagtattcctcaaaatgaataaaaactgtgaaattcaactcataatatgttaaataatacaaatatacttacgtgaagatgtgaatttacttttctcaaaaccaaaaatagaactttctatattaaaaacaaacaagcaagccctgcccagatttaaaagtaacgcaaaagtaaagtaacgcattactttccataaaaagtaactgttacattacttttttagcgagtaactcaatattgtaatgctttacttttaaaagtaactttccccaacactgtgtgTGTCTACTGGACAATTCTAGACTTCACAAGATGCATTGGTGCACATTATTCCAAATAATTCAAAAGAGGCTTTATTATCAAATGTACTAAtggaaacctttttttttttttattttggggggtTAGCATCAGCTGCTTCCCACAAACCACCTGGTTCCATTCTGAAATACCGCTTATGATGATCCAGATCCTTCCCAATGAATAAAATCaagtctttacattttttttctcattgaaAATCCTGTCTTACTGAGAAATGCATTAGGTTTCAGAAGTAAACTGGGTTGCAATCAGCCTTTCATGTTGAATCGTGTTCATGTTTAAGTTTCCCTAGCTATGTTACAGTGTACAGTAGATGACACTCAGAAACATTAGCCTTTAAATACCATCTTGAAAAATAACATCTACACTAACTGGAAGAAATCTGAATAActattgtatacattttaactttaaaaggTGACTTGTGTAAACGATATTATGTATCAGTGTTATCGGTGActttattgttaataaattagcattaaaCCGCTGTGTACTTTTAAGCTGTGTGGTAAATAATGGTTTTTGAGTTACCAAAAATTATAGAAGCTGTGATCGGTTAAGGCTGATTATAGTATAAGTTCTATTTCTGTGGAGGTTGAAAATATATACTTGACCCAAATATCAattagagatttttttaatgttttttttttttcagccaaataaaaatgcagaacCCATTTAGTAATAGTAAATAAGGTTTAATAGAATTGTCATTCATGTTAAGATAAGTCGTAAGACCAGTCATTTTGAAATTGTTATAAAACAAGCCTGTAAAAGTATGTAAAAGGATTTTTAATAAGaaagatttaataaaaattatttttatgacaccCGTCAATCGAGACCTACTAACACCTTTaacttgtttttgttatttaaaattttgtcaatCTAAAATATCATACCATTACCATTCTTCtgtttaataacaacaacaataaaaaacttCAATTCATCTGCCTGTTAAAAtcaatgtaaaattacaattatattggttatacaatttaaatcaaacaagtattcatcaaattttaaaaaataaagcaggaaACAACTGTAATACACCAAGTCAAACCATGACTTAAgcccagatttactaaacaagGCAAATTAGCTCGAGCATAATTCCCAGAAAGCACTGCTGGGAGTGAAAAGTTCTGCGGGTGATCTATTGACTGTGCAAATTAAAGAGAACATAAGCAACATCTAAATTTCATAACGAGCAACGCAAATTACCATAAGGTCGCAACCAAGCTGAGCCATTTTAGTCTGTTAAATGATTGGGAAAAATCATCTTCCTTCTACCACACGCTCTCTGTTCTCTGCCTCCTCCTGGCAGCAACAGTCGCAGCCATGTCAACTGCAAAATGGGTTAACGTGCTTTTTGGGCATAAATAATGGAGCAAATACCAGTACATTGATTACAGCAAACCTTAGTAAATCCTGTTGTGTGATTTATTTAAGAAGTCTCCTCCCATCAATTTTCCGTCTAAAAGGCATGTGCAACAATGTTGGATGCAAAAATGACTATATCCACGCCGTTTCATCACAAATGTTTCCCGATAGTAGTTTTTTAAAGCCAAAAGGGAGTTTGTGTTGGCCCATGCTCTTAGTAAATCTGGGCCTTAGTGTTGGTGGGGGAAGTGCAAGGAAAGACAGCTACACAAGCCAATGGAAAAGGTTTTGCAGCTATGTTAATATAAAGGTAACTAGTACAAAAGAGTTAGAAGCTTAACAGCAAAATGAACTCCCACATAAAGCCAAAAAATGATAGGTGGATAAAAAGGGTGTTCAGCACTGTTGGTTGTGGCATTTATGGAGGGAGAGgaagatgttatttttgttgttgctgtggCTGTAGTTGTTGCTGTAGCAGCGGTAGACATGAAGGTGTCGGGTGTGGTGGTAACAGCAGATGTTATTGATCTTGAGCATATTCCAACATTTCCAGCTCTGTCTACAGCAACCAGTTCCATTACTTCAGAACAACAAGAGGCTCTGTAGAATGCAAGAGTGACATTCACACCTCCGTCCTTGATTATGGTGGTAGTGTTGAGAGTTCCAAGGCCCTGACGCAGAGTCACAGACATAATACCTGTCCCATTTCCATCGGTAAGGTTGGCTGAGAGCTCCCATGAGGACAGGCTGCAGTTGCCTGAGCAGTTAGCATTTATGCTAATAATCTCACAGACTGGAGAGATGAAGTCTGTAATCTTACAGAGGGGGAAATTGATTTGAGatgttatttctttattatttaattaactataataaaaactaaCCAAGTATGCTGATA
This genomic window from Labeo rohita strain BAU-BD-2019 chromosome 1, IGBB_LRoh.1.0, whole genome shotgun sequence contains:
- the si:dkey-56e3.3 gene encoding zinc finger protein 90 isoform X1, giving the protein MANIITFQTQIASVMEVLANAAVAEICKLVEDSYTELQLEISQTQKENNLLKKKLKVIEIRDSFYRRAHKLRSESTALTKTGVQEKTSGRISVKISSLCIEDRDEDASARSCTVSHLQPERPDQSVGDNEPDVLLIKEERPGNVRCEQSERETQTTENHKDDSQYRSAGVYVTVHRDNFIDQNTVQHCHQESVEDDEPDVLIIKEERPDNMRCEQSERETETAENYDTQYGSAGGVFATVHRDNFIDQDTVQHCHQESNGMQPDLLEDENLEVNDIGETRMERRCDGDAGTNVQSVPSYPSWVSRRFDPTTNHPSYTESKCNGGPVNQYLMYRGSADPMCSYAAPMDSSDLSVPDLEGHLTHGDEGNNISQSEQSPFTPCFSFKQSDSPQMQRKDKFMCKHCGKAFSQPSTLLLHQKLHNRERLHHCTLCGKRFSQASSLKRHHSIHRGEKPFRCVHCGKQFADQSNLKKHVTVHTGEKPYGCNLCGKMFNQSSNLKTHMRIHTREKPFGCDRCGRMFAHKYILVKHQQRMCVSSVGGNALQVTRVT
- the si:dkey-56e3.3 gene encoding zinc finger protein 184 isoform X2, which encodes MANIITFQTQIASVMEVLANAAVAEICKLVEDSYTELQLEISQTQKENNLLKKKLKVIEIRDSFYRRAHKLRSESTALTKTGVQEKTSGRISVKISSLCIEDRDEDASARSCTVSHLQPERPDQSVGDNEPDVLLIKEERPGNVRCEQSERETQTTENHKDDSQYRSAGVYVTVHRDNFIDQNTVQHCHQESNGMQPDLLEDENLEVNDIGETRMERRCDGDAGTNVQSVPSYPSWVSRRFDPTTNHPSYTESKCNGGPVNQYLMYRGSADPMCSYAAPMDSSDLSVPDLEGHLTHGDEGNNISQSEQSPFTPCFSFKQSDSPQMQRKDKFMCKHCGKAFSQPSTLLLHQKLHNRERLHHCTLCGKRFSQASSLKRHHSIHRGEKPFRCVHCGKQFADQSNLKKHVTVHTGEKPYGCNLCGKMFNQSSNLKTHMRIHTREKPFGCDRCGRMFAHKYILVKHQQRMCVSSVGGNALQVTRVT